In Fulvia fulva chromosome 10, complete sequence, a single window of DNA contains:
- a CDS encoding DNA replication licensing factor MCM7 — protein MSLLTYKSIVNYEEQTTAFKDFLQNFKSSSTETEDALGDLNLDGDGTSDKYDFMDDADDGARTRSRTKSKLKYMNILQDVADRKSSQVLVDLDDLNEYERSLDEESVSALKLVSSIEKNAQHYIEILSRAADSVMPRPTREINFKDDVLDIIMSQRSKRNETVLQQQEGQIEGELPESIFPPELTRRYTLNFKPVTPSGSSSEKGAKALAVRQIRGEHLGHLITTRGIATRVSDVKPSVQVNAYSCDRCGHEIFQPVTTKQFTPLVECTSDDCQKNNAKGQLFLSTRASKFLPFQEIKIQEMADQVPVGHIPRQLTIHCHGELVRQVNPGDVVDIAGIFLPTPYTGFQAIKAGLLTDTYLEAQYVHQHKKAYDDMVLAPTTIRRMTELERSGQLYEYLSRSIAPEIFGHADVKKALLLQLIGGVTKEMGDGMRIRGDINVCLMGDPGVAKSQLLKYITKVAPRGVYTTGRGSSGVGLTAAVMRDPVTDEMVLEGGALVLADNGTCCIDEFDKMDDSDRTAIHEVMEQQTISISKAGITTTLNARTSILAAANPLYGRYNPRISPVENINLPAALLSRFDVLFLLLDTPSRDADEELARHVTHVHIHNAHPEPQGGGLIFSPNEVRQWVARARSFRPVVPKQVSDYLVGAYVRLRQQQKRDEAGKKTFTYTSPRTLLGILRLSQALARLRFADEVITDDVDEALRLVEVSKASLYDDNKDRRGDQSASTKIFNLIRGMRESGAAATGEGRGELDMRRVRERVLAKGFTAQQLEAAVDEYASIDVWQTAAEGTRLVFIESGEDDEDMGDEDI, from the exons ATGAGTCTCCTTACCTATAAAAGCATCGTCAATTATGAGGAGCAAACAACCGCGTTCAAGGACTTCCTGCAGAACTTCAAATCATCCTCAACAGAAACCGAAGATGCGTTAGGCGACTTGAATCTGGACGGCGACGGTACGAGTGACAAATATGACTTTATGGACGATGCGGACGATGGCGCGCGAACCAGGAGTAGAACAAAGTCGAAGCTGAAGTACATGAACATACTGCAAGACGTGGCAGATCGGAAGTCCAGCCAAGTACTGGTTGACTTGGACGACCTGAACGAGTATGAGCGAAGTCTGGATGAAGAGAGTGTTTCGGCGCTCAAATTGGTGTCTTCAATTGAGAAGAACGCGCAACATTACATTGAGATACTTTCGCGCGCAGCAGATTCTGTCATGCCGCGTCCAACTCGGGAGATCAATTTCAAAGACGATGTGCTCGATATCATCATGAGCCAGCGGTCGAAACGCAATGAGACTGTGCTGCAGCAGCAGGAAGGTCAAATTGAAGGAGAACTGCCGGAGTCTATCTTCCCACCAGAGCTGACGCGACGATATACGCTCAACTTCAAGCCGGTAACACCATCTGGATCGAGCAGCGAGAAAGGTGCAAAAGCATTGGCAGTACGGCAAATCCGCGGTGAGCATCTTGGGCACCTGATCACAACCCGTGGTATCGCGACCAGGGTGTCAGATGTCAAGCCATCCGTGCAGGTCAATGCATACTCTTGCGATCGTTGCGGTCATGAGATCTTCCAGCCAGTCACCACAAAGCAGTTTACACCGCTGGTCGAGTGTACATCAGACGACTGCCAGAAGAACAACGCAAAGGGCCAGCTTTTCCTGTCAACGAGGGCTTCCAAGTTCTTGCCATTCCAGGAGATCAAGATCCAGGAAATGGCCGATCAGGTGCCAGTGGGCCACATACCTCGTCAACTGACGATCCACTGCCATGGCGAGCTGGTCCGGCAGGTGAACCCAGGCGATGTCGTGGACATTGCTGGAATCTTTCTGCCCACTCCTTATACTGGTTTCCAGGCCATCAAAGCCGGTCTTCTCACAGACACCTACCTCGAGGCACAATACGTACACCAGCACAAGAAGGCGTATGACGATATGGTACTGGCACCCACCACAATTCGCAGAATGACAGAACTCGAACGTTCTGGACAGCTGTACGAATATCTGAGTCGATCGATTGCACCAGAGATCTTCGGTCACGCAGACGTGAAGAAGGCGCTCCTTCTGCAACTCATTGGCGGTGTCACAAAGGAGATGGGCGATGGTATGCGCATTCGTGGCGACATCAACGTCTGCTTGATGGGTGATCCTGGTGTTGCCAAGTCTCAGCTTCTCAAGTACATCACGAAGGTTGCTCCTCGCGGCGTATACACTACTGGACGTGGTAGCAGTGGTGTCGGTCTGACTGCCGCTGTCATGCGCGACCCCGTGACAGACGAGATGGTACTGGAAGGTGGAGCCCTTGTGTTGGCTGATAACGGCACATGCTGTATCGATGAATTCGACAAGATGGACGACAGCGATCGAACGGCCATCCACGAAGTCATGGAACAGCAGACGATTTCGATTTCGAAGGCAGGAATCACCACCACACTCAACGCCCGAACGTCAATCTTGGCCGCCGCCAATCCTCTGTACGGCCGCTACAACCCTCGCATTTCTCCAGTAGAGAACATCAACCTGCCCGCCGCACTGTTATCTCGATTCGACGTACTCTTCCTACTACTCGACACGCCGTCACGAGACGCAGACGAGGAGCTAGCACGCCACGTCACTCACGTGCACATACACAATGCTCACCCCGAACCACAAGGAGGCGGCCTGATCTTTTCGCCAAACGAGGTGCGACAGTGGGTTGCTCGCGCACGTTCCTTCCGCCCAGTAGTACCGAAGCAAGTCTCcgactacctcgtaggtgCCTACGTGCGGTTACGACAACAACAGAAGCGCGATGAGGCCGGCAAGAAGACTTTCACCTACACCTCGCCAAGAACGTTACTCGGTATTTTACGTCTTTCGCAAGCGCTGGCACGTCTCCGATTCGCTGATGAGGTGATCACGGATGATGTCGATGAGGCACTGAGACTGGTCGAGGTCAGCAAAGCTAGCTTGTACGACGACAACAAGGACAGGAGAGGCGACCAGTCAGCAAGCACGAAGATCTTCAACCTCATTCGCGGCATGCGAGAAAGCGGTGCGGCTGCGACAGGTGAGGGCCGTGGTGAGCTTGACATGCGACGAGTCCGCGAGCGAGTCCTGGCCAAGGGCTTCACGGCGCAACAGCTCGAGGCCGCTGTTGACGAGTACGCCAGTATTGAT GTCTGGCAGACTGCCGCGGAGGGCACTAGGCTCGTGTTCATCGAATCTGGCGAGGACGATGAAGACATGGGAGACGAAGATATCTGA